In the genome of Vulpes lagopus strain Blue_001 chromosome 9, ASM1834538v1, whole genome shotgun sequence, the window GCAAGGGCATGGTGTCTGACACAACACCCTCTAAAAATGATTCTAAATACTTGTAAAAGCAACCTGGGGTGCATATCCCATGCATCTCTCCCCTTTAGGGTTGGGTGTACTTCTTACACCATAACCACAAGGTGCCTGAACTGTGCCAGAGGCACGAGAGGCAACTCAGCAGTGTGGGTTTGAAGATGACAAGTCCTCTCAGCTAATGTGGGGAATCATTTAAACTTAGTTCACTTGGTGAGCTCCTGCTCATATTTGTCAGGCTTGCCATGAGGGATTTAACTTTATGGGCATAGTAGTCCCTTAAATTGATGGAAGGGACCTCCTTCATTCCATCTCCGAAGTCACAGCTGCGCATGGCACTCTCAAGTTGCTTTTGGCGCCGATAAAAGTGGGAGAACTTATTGAAGATCAAGGTGATGGGCAGCACCACCACCAGGATACCTGCCAGGATGCAGGCAGAGGCGGTCAGCTTCCCGGCCGTAGTTCCAGGGACCACATCCCCATATCCCACAGTGGTCATACTGACGGTGGCCCACCACCAGCAGGCGGGGATGGTGGTGAGGCCCTCATTCTCCTCCTTTTCAATGGTGTAGGCCACAACGGAGAAGATAGAAATCCCCACGGAGAGATAGAGCAACAGCAGCCCTACTTCTTTGTAGCTGTATTTCAGGGTGGCCCCCAGGGAGCGGAGGCCAGTGGAGTGTCTAGCCAGCTTCAAGATGCGAAAAATCCTCATCAGCCTCAGGACCTGGGCCACCCTGCCCAAGTTGGCCAAGGTCGGCGTACTCTCCACCACCAGATTCACTACCAGAGTGATGTAAAAGGGGACGATGGACATGAGGTCAATGAGGTTTAGGGCGTTCTTGAAGAACTTGAGGAAGTCAGGGGCCACAGCAAACCTGGCCACCAGCTCAAACGTGAACCAGGCAATGCCAAAATGCTCCACAATTTCGAACCTGGGGTCCTCTGCGGGGTTGCCCTGGCTGTCAGCTATCTGGAAGTCCGGCAGGCTGTTCAGGCACATGGTGATGATGGACCCCAGCACCACCAGGATGGACAGGACGCTGAAGATCCTGCTCAAGAGCGAGTAGCCGGGGTTGTCCAGAGCCAGCCACAGCCGCCTGCGGAGGCTGCCCAGCGGCTGCCCGTCAAACTTGGAGGCGTCGCTGTAGAAAGCCAGGATCTCGTCGAAGGAGGACGTGGTGCTGTCCTGGTCGCTCTGCTCGTCCCACTTCTCCTGCTCCGGCTCCACTTTGCGGCCGTGGTAGCTGTAGCTGCAGCAGGAGTCGATGAAGAACTCGTTGATGCCCCAGTACTCGATCTCCTGGCTGAAGGAGAAGACGCACAGCTCCGCCATGACGTGGAGCTTGCCGGTGCGGTAGAAGTGCAGCACGTAGGGGAGCAGCTCGGGGTTGCGGTCGAAGTAGAACTCACGCTGGGCCTCGTCGTAGTCGTCGCAGAGCTCCA includes:
- the KCNS2 gene encoding potassium voltage-gated channel subfamily S member 2 yields the protein MTRRSPRGAEAGVEDGEVRINVGGSRRRLRSHTLLRFPETRLGRLLRCRSREAALELCDDYDEAQREFYFDRNPELLPYVLHFYRTGKLHVMAELCVFSFSQEIEYWGINEFFIDSCCSYSYHGRKVEPEQEKWDEQSDQDSTTSSFDEILAFYSDASKFDGQPLGSLRRRLWLALDNPGYSLLSRIFSVLSILVVLGSIITMCLNSLPDFQIADSQGNPAEDPRFEIVEHFGIAWFTFELVARFAVAPDFLKFFKNALNLIDLMSIVPFYITLVVNLVVESTPTLANLGRVAQVLRLMRIFRILKLARHSTGLRSLGATLKYSYKEVGLLLLYLSVGISIFSVVAYTIEKEENEGLTTIPACWWWATVSMTTVGYGDVVPGTTAGKLTASACILAGILVVVLPITLIFNKFSHFYRRQKQLESAMRSCDFGDGMKEVPSINLRDYYAHKVKSLMASLTNMSRSSPSELSLNDSPH